The Elaeis guineensis isolate ETL-2024a chromosome 5, EG11, whole genome shotgun sequence DNA segment tttgaaaaagaagaaatgGTCTCATTTTTCAGTTATCGAAATGTAAGAAAGAACTAGGATTGCTTGCTAAGAGAGCTTTTAGATTGAAGGCCATGTTTTCAGTTGTTAATCTACTGTGTCAACATGAATAATTATTAATCTCAATGATGCTCTGGTCATTGTATTGCAAACAGGAGATGGCTGACTGCTTGAGGGAAGATGGAAATTTTGAGTCTCTGTTGTGGTGACTTTTCTGACAAGAGAAAATGCTTAGCATGCTTGACATGCAGCACTGCTGCTAACCACAAAATGGTAAATGTCATGTCAATTTATGCATGCAGCTTAAAAATGACCAGTTTAGGAATTGTATGAAAGAATCATCACAAATCAGCTCACAGATCATAGTTTATGTCCTGCTTGCATGATCTATCTGATTGACATCTGCTAAATATAAGGCAAGCTGAAAATTaggaagatttaatataaatatctCAAGTTTGTAAATCTAAGAACCTTCTTTCCATGCAAGACATGAGTGTTTAGAACTTAGGAGATTTTTTAAATACCATTTTGGCCACAAACTAAATCTGTGGGTATAAATCTTCTCTTCTGTTCAGACGCTGTTAATATCTTTTTCAAGCCGAAGACAATCCGTTTTGTCTTCTGGTAATGATAAAGAGCGTTTTGTCTAGCTTGATTTTTTTGTGCAATCTAGAGATCGTTGGAGCAATTTTAACCTTGTAGACTTCTGTCTAATTTGATCTCTTGCATCAAATGGTGTTTGAAGCCCTATTCATTTTAGTGCCCAACTTTCCATGATAATTGGTCAGATGAATAAAGAATAGAAACCCAAATATCTTGTTGCGACAGTGCAGGTTTTCTTTTGTCATTTATACCATCATAATTACAGGTTAAGCATTCTTTTACCAATCCAGCCTGCACTAGTTTTACTCGAATATTTTCCAAGATGTCCGGATTTACAGTTTGTCTTTCTCAACCCAGCTGGGAACTAGAAGCAGCTTTGGCCAATGTGCTGAGCCTTGCTATCGAATTGCTGTACCGGAGATGCAAGGTTTGGCATGTCGCTAGTATTTGACGGGACTGGCTTTCTGTGCATGGGATGAATGTTGGAGAATGTGAAAGATGATCCCCAAGGAGTAACTAGAACTGATATGGGTCATGTCATATAGGCTGTGACTATAATATTATATCTGTTGGCATATATTTGATATTGTCCACGTAcgcacacacatgcatgcacccaTACACGTGCACATACATGCATGGGAACATGTGCACATACATGCGTGCATAGATGTGTGCACAATTCACATACATATGCAAAATAGGTCTTCAATGCatcctctctccctttttttttttttttccatcttgaTACAGACAGATGATCACGACTTTAGTGTGAATATAATCTATggagttagaaaataaaaaattctgcaagatcctaggcatgtctcatcatattattagatctaatttctagtaTATTCAGCAACATAAGAAATGATTCAGTCTGCCTCTTTCTTCCTTCATCCGACAATGAGAGTTACAAGATTTGGTTGATGCAGCTTCAAGTATTTAGGCTTGGTTCTCTCTCCTGTTTCTCTCGATATATTTGCATCCTCATTCTTGGCTACTGTAACTTCTCATGTTTCTCATCAAGAGGAAGAACTAAAGCAAGAGTCTGtttaataaagaatattttttgtaTAACACATGGAGAATCAGGAAGTGGAAAGAGGACAAATGAAATGGCATTTGGTTTAGAATTAGAACTAGAAGAGGTGTGGCAATGCTCTTATCATCTCACATAAAATTTCCCTGAACTCACTATTCCTCCCTATGAAGCGCCCCGTAAACACGATGAATCCATGTATTCAACTGAACAAAGAAGGAAGGGAGAATATGATAAGGACGAGAAGAGGCTGCTAGTCCTGCTACCCCAAGATGAGTAAGATTGCACAGTACACATTTTAAGGACTTGCAGTCTGTTGGATGGTGCGCCATTTCAAACACATCGGTCTTCTGTTTCCAGACAATCACATTGGATGTTAGAGATGGGAACCCGACATCCACTAAAAGAGGAGGATGCACAACTAATCCAGAGCTTGCGTTATGAGAGTAATTCGGAACTGCTTtgtctaaatattttaaaaattagaagtaTGAGACATCAAAAGAATCTGTAGGAGAAATATTTCATGCACCATGGGCGGTGCAGCTTAATGCGCACCGCCCATGGTGGTTGGCTCCTGTGTGAGGCtggcgaaattttttttttttttctgcactGCATCCGGCTCCGTGCGTGAGCCAATCACCGCGGACGGTGCATACAAGCTGCATCTGACCCCGCGCGTGAGCCAATCACCGTGGGTGATGTGCACGAGCTGCACCGTCTGCGGTGCACAAAGTATTTCTCAATCTGTAGTATCAGAAAGTGGGCATCCATCGACTAGGTATTTGGAGTTCGATAATTCTACATGTACAATTGTTTATAGAGGGTGAAAATTGCACCATAATAACTGATTTTTCATGCTCACCACTGTggatttcatcattttttttttagattttcaattaaaattagcaGATTGGGAGGAGGATGGAGCTTCTCCTCTGGCTCTGAAAGTCTCCAACGGCCTTCTCTCCCTTGTCCTCTTTTTCCCTCCACCCCTCTATTCTTCCtcacttttcttctccctttcctccTCTTTTATCAATTTCTGATTTTTCATTTTGATTGCTGGAACCATCCCCATCCATTGCTGGCATGGCTCCGTATGCTCCAAGAAGGATAGTTCGAGATGGTCCTGCAAACTTTGCTCTATCAACAATTGAAAGAAAGCCTCAATGAAGGTGCTTCAAATTTCATTGTTTGGTACAGTACAATAAAGgatgataagaaaaagaaagatgctaATCACAATTTAATGATTTATGCATTTGCTCCAAATATGCAAACGCAACAAAGATAACCAGAAATAAATAACCCCAGCAAGTATAAGACTCAGAGGAACAGAATTCAAAGTTCAAAAGAGATTACAAGAAGATTTTACTTATCTAACCCCATAAAAGGCATTAGTTATCAGTACCCTGATTCCCATATAATGGAGTAAAACGTAGAATAGGTCTACCATAGGTCAtgctcttattattattattattattattattgttattattgttattattattattattatttaaccaACATTTCAAACATAATCTGAAGAATGATATGCAGAGTTGGAAGCATATCTCCACTATAAAATCAGGAAGTCCCGTACGTCGGGATTTAGTTTCAACCAAAAGGAGCTCCCAGGTCCATTCAACTATTATTCAAGTGTCCTCAGTTCACAGGAAAGTAGTATTCAGCAGCTGTCTATAGAAGAGACGCCTTTCACCGTGTAAAAGAATTACAGCACTTTGCCGCTGTTTCTGTTCCCTTGTATTCTTGTTCTCTGTTTGcatttccttttttgcttggatccCTTACCAAGCATCCAGTTTATTGCTTGGTCATGAGTAAAAGATTCgtgctctcttttctcttttaatTTACGGTTCTTCCATACACAGCATACTTAACTCCTTTACAAGGCGGCTTCACTGTTTTTATTTCTTTGTTTTTCTGTCCATCTTATAATTTGGCAAGCAACCATAAAAAGGGAGAAGGTCTTGAAGGCCATCATGTAGCTTCGGATCCCCCTTCGAACAGCAAATTACCAGCAACACTGATGGTTTAAGTTTCCATTTCTATATCGAGCAAGATGCCACTCACATCTGAACTGCAAATTAATCCATTACCAAATTATTTTTGGTCATCTCTTCAGCTAATATGCCCCTCTCTGCCATCTCCTTCTGTAAAGAAAGAACCTTGCATTCATCTCCACATTTTGCATACCCATGTAAAAGTAAGTTATAAATGCCCCTATTAGGAGCCATATTCCTCTGCAACATCTGTTGATGTAACTTATCAACTTCTTCCATCCTTCCTTCATTACACACTGCGCTTATTAATGCATGATATGTGATTGGAGTTGGTTTGATTCCTAACTTCTCCATCTCTTCATATACCTCCAAAGCTCTATGCGTATCGCCAATATTGCAGTGCGCAGAGATCATTATATTGCACGTAACTACATCTGGCATTAGATCTTCATCATCTAAACAAAGTATCAGTTCTTCAGCTTCAGATATACGCCCTTCTTTACAGAGACCTTTTATGAGAGCATTATAAGTTACGATACTCGGAGAGGTCCCTCTTCTCTTCATGTCCTCAATCAGCGTACGAGCTTTCTGGATCCTACCTACCGCACAATATGCATCGATAAGCATGTTATAGACCTGCACATTGGGTGAAATTTCTCTATTTGCCATGTCATGGAAGATCGCTTCTGCTTCAAGGACCTTTCCCTTCTTGCACAAGCGATTCACGAGAGAGCCATAAGATACCACGTTTGgcttaagccccatcttctcttgCATCTCATCAAGAATTTCTAAACACCTCTCGAACCGGCCAGCCCGTCCATAGGCATCAATGAGGATATTGTACGTCTCCACACTTGGGGACACTCCATTCTTTCCCATCTCCATCACCAATTCCTCCGCCTCAGCCGTCCTCTGCAATTTACACAACCCATTCACGAGTGAATTGTAAGTTATACAATTTGTTTTCAGTCCATGCAATTCCATCCTCCTCACCACTGAGAATGCTGCCTCCAGGTTGCCAACCCGACGGTGTCCATCGACAATGGTATTGTATATCACCGTTGTTGGAACCATCCCCTTCTCCACCAGCCTCTCCAAGATCTCTTCTGCCTTTGAAACCTTCCCATCCTTGCAAAGCCTATTCAGCAGAATGCTACATGTGTAGTCCCCTATCTTGACACCTTTCCCTGCTATTTCTTCAGAGAGCGCCAGAGAGGCTTCTGAACTCCCACACTCTGCATGCTCGTTGAATAAAATACTATGAGTAAACCCATCCGGCACGAGCCCATTTGCCTCCATCTCTTCCAACACCTTTCTGCACTCCTCCATACGGTCGGCAAGACAGAGCCCAGAAATCAAAGCATTGCAGGTTATCATGTTCAGCTTGAATCCTGCATTCAACATTTGGTCACGAAAACCAAAAGCAGCATCCAAATTTCCAGCTTTGCAGTATCCATCGACCATAGTGTTATACGTGACTCGGGTCGGTGAAATTCTTCTCTCAAGCATTTCGTCAAACAGCTTGACGGCATCCTTCCCTCGACGCTCCTTCCACATACCAGAGATCAAGACATTGTATGTGAAAGCGTTGGGCTTTAGCTGATGTTTCCTCTCCATCTGCTCCAACAATGCCAATGCTCCATTGAGATCGCCCGATTTGACCTTCGATTGTATAAGCTTGTTATAGGTGAAAGTATCGGGACTAGTCCCGGAGGCCACGATCTGGGAGAAGAGGGATTGGGCATCGGAGTATCTTCCCAGAGAAACGACGGTTTCGAGAAGAAGATTACAGGAGGTGAGAGAGGGGAAGGGGTGGTGGCTCTCGGCGACGTGTGAGACGAGATGGAGGCCGTCGTCGGGCAATTTGAGGTGGGCGCAGGCAGCGACGAGGAGACTGGCGGCGGAGGGGATTGgagaagggaaggagagggagagggcttGGTAGAGGTGGAAAGGAGAGGGGAATAGCGTTTTGTGGGAGCAAATTAGGGCTTTGGCGAGGGTTAGAGAGGCCTGGAATCGCCCGCTCTGGAGGAGAACCCCGAGCTTCCCAACCGGCTCCTCTGCTCCACCACCTCCTCCCCCTCCGCAGCCGCCGCCAGCAGGGTCGCCAGAGCTCAGAAATCGCCATGGGGGGAGATTGGGAGGTCGAGGACGAAGGTGAAGAACAGCGACATGTTTGCTATCCAATAGATATACATACCCGACATGCATTATTCTCAGACAACAGAACACAATCATGTTTGCTAATTAAGATATCATCTAACAATCATTTAAATTCTCTCTTTTTCACTTTTAACTATTTTGTTAGGTAGGTATGGCACTTGAAGAAAGAAGATGGACAGATGGATCActgaagcaagaaaaaaaaaaaagacgcaCGGATATATCATTGAAGCAACAAGAAGAAAGTAGATATTGCCAATCAGGTCTATACATTCTCAAGTGTTCCCACCTCTCCTGATTGCACCATCTTTGCCGTGTCCCGTGTTTACTCTTCGACCATAAAAGGTAAGTTTACGCTGTGTAGGTGACCAGAAGTGGGCCTCAAGGATGCTTTTTTAACAATGTCGATGCTTCGCTCGGTACCTTTCATGTCGTCAGTCGTTGCAATTGTGGTGATGGTCAATGTAGCTGTGGTTGCGAGAGCATGATCTTTATGTGGGATCGTAACAAGTTATTGTGTTGTGATTTTGTGAAGGAGGAAGTAGTTGTGAAGGAGCTTGCCGAGGTAGGATTTGGTTAAGTGGAAAAAATCCGAGACGTTTAAGGAGATGAAGAGGCTCCATCAAAATGAATGGTTTCATAAATTTGGAGAGAAGGGCTTCATCGTGTTTTCATGTTCTTTCATTGGAAAATTCGATTCACGAGAATATGTAAGCAGTTTCAGCTGGTGATGGCGGGACAACAACTGAATTTTGCAACGTGAAAGCAGTATGGCTCGATCCTCGATTCAGAAAAGCTTTCTAAGTCAAGAATACTTCATTTGGGGTTATTTGTTCTAGTATGGTTTGTCCCAAAAGACCTACATTTGTCCTACAGTCATTAGCATAAATGTTTTACCAATGTTGAAGTGGAAGGATATTTGCATTATGCTAGAGTATATTGTTCATCATTTTCTTGGAAAATCAAAATTAGAGTAGTTTATTTCATTTcatttatattcttttttttttttttcctggtaaTTTAAACCATGCTAGTGCTGGCCTAAACCAGGATAGTTTAAGCTCCAAGTAAGTTGGTACGGCTGTTGTGGATGAGTATTGAACATTGACCCCACAGAGTGTGCCTTTCGAAACTTTTGCTTGATGTAAGCTCGTCAGGACCCAACATTAACTGCAAAGCCTTTTCTTGATTGCACCACAAATCACAGAGATCGCATGGCCTACATTACAATGGATGAGTAATTGGTCGGTCATGTACTGGTGGGTAGGTAGAAAAGGTCCAAGTCCGCATGATGCGCATGTATGTACGTTGCACATGACACTGGCTATTGTTTGTTATTTAGCTCTGTTGGTGCTCTTCTTGGAATTTATAGCAAATTAATGGTGGCACTTATGGCATGACTCTGTATCATATGCATCATATGGGAGTGCGCCATGCTAATCATATGAGAAAATTTCAGTTCCATGCAAGATAGCaagggatgaaattttttttgtatagcATCAACTAGTACCCAGTATCAATACAAATGAAGTTTTTAAGCCGAGATATATGTCAAGATGAAAACCTTGCATGGAACTCACATTTGGAGTAATTTTCTCCCCTTcactttatataatatatattttaagtaAGGGATGCTTTGTACACTCTATTTCTTTTGTTTGTATTCTTTTAATTCCTCTAGGAATGAAGCTATGTGGTATATACATAAGAAAATGATATAAgaggagggtttttttttttcttttttctttttttttttgagaaaatcaaATATAACTTTTTGAGCAAAGAGTTGATTGCATCTTATGGCTGGGTACAGAATCTACAAAGATATTAAAACTTTTGAATGAAAACTTAAAGTCTAACATTGTATGGTAAATGATGGTTCACATGTAGCATCTTATAATTGGACCGAAGATTTCCATAAGGTTGAAGTGATAGAAACCTATTCTTTCTGTCACAGGAGAGAGCTCGTACCAATCAAAAGCCATTCTGCTCAAAGGGGCAATTTTATGTTGTGAATCAAATGATAAATTTTACTTGCTTATCTCACAACTGGGGCTGCTTTTCTCATCCACATGCCTTCTCTATAAACAGAACCACACCAACCCTCGACTAATTTTGTTTCTATATTTTGAAACATCCTAAtacaattaatatttctaatatatttataatctttCAAATGCACAGGATATCTATGTCTTCTTGGTTCCTCAACAGTCCAGATGCAGCAACAAGAAAGGACTGGAATAACTTTGGGCATTATGCTCTCACTATTATGATTTGAAGCATAAACCACGCAAATtaccaaaatttaaaaaaagaaggaaaagaaaagcatGAAGCATTAATGCAGATCATTTTATACATTGTTATATAAATGACAACATATTCGTTGGATGGCATGATGATCTACATTGAGAATTTCTGATGTATATCAGACCTGTTAGATTACTGGCATCAAGATGCTGGTGAGCGCAG contains these protein-coding regions:
- the LOC105045245 gene encoding uncharacterized protein, encoding MIVFCCLRIMHVGYVYLLDSKHVAVLHLRPRPPNLPPWRFLSSGDPAGGGCGGGGGGGAEEPVGKLGVLLQSGRFQASLTLAKALICSHKTLFPSPFHLYQALSLSFPSPIPSAASLLVAACAHLKLPDDGLHLVSHVAESHHPFPSLTSCNLLLETVVSLGRYSDAQSLFSQIVASGTSPDTFTYNKLIQSKVKSGDLNGALALLEQMERKHQLKPNAFTYNVLISGMWKERRGKDAVKLFDEMLERRISPTRVTYNTMVDGYCKAGNLDAAFGFRDQMLNAGFKLNMITCNALISGLCLADRMEECRKVLEEMEANGLVPDGFTHSILFNEHAECGSSEASLALSEEIAGKGVKIGDYTCSILLNRLCKDGKVSKAEEILERLVEKGMVPTTVIYNTIVDGHRRVGNLEAAFSVVRRMELHGLKTNCITYNSLVNGLCKLQRTAEAEELVMEMGKNGVSPSVETYNILIDAYGRAGRFERCLEILDEMQEKMGLKPNVVSYGSLVNRLCKKGKVLEAEAIFHDMANREISPNVQVYNMLIDAYCAVGRIQKARTLIEDMKRRGTSPSIVTYNALIKGLCKEGRISEAEELILCLDDEDLMPDVVTCNIMISAHCNIGDTHRALEVYEEMEKLGIKPTPITYHALISAVCNEGRMEEVDKLHQQMLQRNMAPNRGIYNLLLHGYAKCGDECKVLSLQKEMAERGILAEEMTKNNLVMD